A genomic segment from Streptomyces sp. NBC_01233 encodes:
- a CDS encoding SulP family inorganic anion transporter: MSASPAPLSARLRALLRPTRPAWLSPKVFRTEVLAGLVVALALIPEAISFSIIAGVDPAIGLFASFTMAVVISVVGGRPAMISAATGAVALVIAPLNREHGLGYLVAAVILAGFFQILLGALGVAKLMRFIPRSVMVGFVNSLAILVFMAQVPELLGVPWAVYPLMAAGLALMVFFPKVTKTVPAPLVSIVILTTITVAAGIAVPTVGDKGALPSALPVPGLPEVPFTLDTLTLIAPYALAMALVGLMESLMTAKLVDEITDTRSSKTRESVGQGVANIVTGFFGGMGGCAMIGQTMINVKVSGARTRLSTFLAGAFLMVLCIAFGPVVSDIPMAALVAVMVMVCFATFDWHSVTPKTLKRMPAGEITVMVVTVVCVVVSHNLAVGVVVGSVCAMVIFARRVAHLANVTSVLDPDGGQVVYCVTGELFFASSNDLVGQFDYVGDPDRVVIDLSAAHVWDASSVAALDAIEHRYAQRGKSVEISGLNGPSARLHGTLSGELSAGQ, encoded by the coding sequence GTGTCTGCTTCCCCCGCGCCCCTGTCCGCGCGGCTGCGCGCCCTCCTTCGTCCGACGCGGCCGGCCTGGCTCTCGCCGAAGGTGTTCCGGACCGAGGTCCTCGCCGGTCTGGTCGTCGCGCTGGCGCTGATCCCCGAGGCGATCTCGTTCTCGATCATCGCCGGAGTGGATCCGGCGATCGGGCTGTTCGCCTCGTTCACGATGGCCGTGGTCATCTCCGTGGTCGGCGGCCGACCCGCGATGATCTCCGCCGCGACGGGCGCCGTGGCTCTCGTGATCGCCCCGCTGAACCGGGAGCACGGGCTGGGCTACCTGGTCGCAGCGGTGATCCTGGCCGGCTTCTTCCAGATCCTGCTCGGCGCGCTCGGCGTGGCGAAGCTGATGCGGTTCATCCCGCGCTCGGTGATGGTCGGCTTCGTCAACTCGCTGGCCATCCTGGTCTTCATGGCCCAGGTCCCCGAGCTGCTCGGCGTTCCCTGGGCCGTCTACCCGCTGATGGCGGCCGGGCTGGCACTGATGGTGTTCTTCCCGAAGGTCACGAAGACGGTCCCGGCACCGCTCGTGTCCATCGTCATCCTCACCACGATCACCGTGGCCGCGGGCATCGCCGTCCCGACCGTCGGCGACAAGGGCGCCCTGCCGTCCGCGCTGCCGGTGCCCGGCCTGCCGGAGGTTCCGTTCACCCTGGACACGCTGACCCTCATCGCGCCGTACGCGCTGGCCATGGCACTCGTCGGGCTGATGGAGTCGCTGATGACCGCGAAGCTGGTCGACGAGATCACCGACACCCGGTCCTCCAAGACCCGGGAGTCCGTCGGCCAGGGCGTCGCGAACATCGTCACCGGATTCTTCGGCGGCATGGGCGGCTGCGCGATGATCGGCCAGACGATGATCAACGTGAAGGTGTCGGGCGCCCGGACGAGGTTGTCGACCTTCCTCGCCGGCGCCTTCCTGATGGTGCTGTGCATCGCCTTCGGGCCGGTCGTCTCCGACATCCCGATGGCCGCCCTCGTAGCCGTCATGGTCATGGTCTGCTTCGCGACCTTCGACTGGCACTCCGTCACGCCGAAGACCCTCAAGCGGATGCCCGCCGGTGAGATCACCGTCATGGTCGTCACCGTGGTCTGCGTGGTCGTCAGCCACAACCTCGCCGTGGGCGTCGTCGTGGGCTCCGTCTGCGCGATGGTCATCTTCGCCCGGCGCGTCGCGCACCTGGCGAACGTCACCTCCGTGCTCGACCCGGACGGCGGACAGGTCGTCTACTGCGTGACCGGCGAGCTGTTCTTCGCCTCCTCCAACGACCTCGTCGGGCAGTTCGACTACGTCGGCGACCCGGACAGGGTGGTCATCGACCTCTCGGCGGCCCACGTCTGGGACGCCTCCTCCGTGGCCGCGCTCGACGCCATCGAGCACCGGTACGCCCAGCGCGGCAAGAGCGTGGAGATCAGCGGCCTGAACGGCCCCAGCGCCCGCCTGCACGGAACGCTCAGCGGCGAGCTCTCCGCGGGGCAGTGA
- a CDS encoding MazG-like family protein produces MSSEQWDQVDRIRRWLDENAGELSERERVMMRVLKIGEEFGEVSEALHGVYSANPRKGASHSWEDVRKELVDVAVTTLVALATLDPEGGGKEFEARLQFLVDRVMPPAEGAGD; encoded by the coding sequence ATGAGCAGTGAGCAGTGGGACCAGGTCGACCGCATCCGCCGGTGGCTGGACGAGAACGCCGGCGAGCTGAGCGAGCGGGAGCGCGTGATGATGCGCGTGCTCAAGATCGGCGAGGAGTTCGGGGAGGTCTCGGAGGCCCTGCATGGGGTGTACTCCGCGAACCCGAGGAAGGGGGCGTCCCACTCCTGGGAGGACGTGCGGAAGGAGCTGGTGGACGTGGCGGTGACGACGCTCGTCGCGCTCGCCACGCTCGACCCGGAGGGCGGGGGCAAGGAGTTCGAAGCGCGGCTCCAGTTCCTCGTGGACCGGGTCATGCCCCCGGCTGAGGGGGCCGGCGACTAG
- a CDS encoding endonuclease/exonuclease/phosphatase family protein, with translation MTRGGTVDVLTFNLNNPGRERAARQLAYLAARPEPVLVLTETANSAGCSYLEERFTAAGYSVTFPRPEQRGERGAMIVSRLATRPLPTGVDYLPHRAVGVTVDSDEGPVEVIGLYVPSRDATEVKTDRKRAFLQQCRLNLPGSERDGHRVVLGDFNVLEPTHVPRYRFFAPFEYEFYNWFEEAGYVDAFRHLHPDVLDYSWVGRTGDGYRYDHAHVTSGLADHHLRGCAYVHEPRTMADRLTDHSGLVVELGVRATAPLTVTDPVQAAEPVAALF, from the coding sequence ATGACCAGGGGTGGCACGGTGGACGTGCTGACGTTCAACCTGAACAACCCAGGGCGGGAGCGGGCGGCGCGTCAGCTCGCCTACCTGGCCGCGCGCCCGGAGCCGGTGCTCGTGCTCACGGAGACGGCGAACAGCGCGGGGTGCAGCTACCTCGAGGAGCGGTTCACGGCGGCCGGGTACTCCGTGACGTTCCCCCGGCCCGAGCAGCGCGGCGAGCGCGGCGCGATGATCGTGAGCCGCCTGGCCACCAGGCCGCTGCCGACCGGGGTGGACTACCTGCCGCACCGCGCGGTCGGCGTCACCGTGGACAGCGACGAGGGGCCGGTGGAGGTCATCGGCCTGTACGTGCCGTCCCGCGACGCGACGGAGGTGAAGACGGACCGGAAACGGGCCTTCCTCCAGCAGTGCCGGCTGAACCTCCCGGGCTCGGAGAGGGACGGGCACCGCGTCGTGCTGGGGGACTTCAACGTCCTGGAGCCGACGCACGTCCCGCGCTACCGGTTCTTCGCGCCGTTCGAGTACGAGTTTTACAACTGGTTCGAGGAGGCCGGATACGTGGACGCATTCCGGCACCTCCACCCGGACGTGCTGGACTACTCGTGGGTCGGGCGGACCGGGGACGGTTACCGGTACGACCACGCCCACGTCACCAGCGGCCTGGCCGACCACCACCTTCGCGGGTGCGCGTACGTCCATGAGCCGCGCACCATGGCGGACCGGCTGACCGATCACTCCGGGCTGGTGGTGGAGCTCGGCGTGCGGGCGACGGCGCCCCTGACGGTGACCGACCCCGTCCAGGCCGCGGAGCCCGTGGCCGCTCTGTTCTGA
- the tmk gene encoding dTMP kinase has protein sequence MTGLFVTIDGPGGVGKSTVTALVAELLRADGVEVCQTREPSDTPLGNMARHGTEEFRGLSMACLIAADRYAHLDHEIRPALARGETVVCDRYVASSLVLQVLDGVGRDVVWELNRHADMPDLAVFVNARADVIEKRLTDRGAHSRYEREPGSTQRECAGFLEAARFLMAAGVRVLQLDASEVGPDEVARAVVAAVKDSWMRGVG, from the coding sequence ATGACCGGCCTGTTCGTCACCATCGACGGCCCCGGCGGGGTGGGCAAGTCCACCGTGACCGCCCTCGTCGCGGAGCTGCTCCGCGCGGACGGGGTGGAGGTGTGCCAGACACGGGAGCCCAGTGACACCCCGCTGGGGAACATGGCCCGGCACGGCACGGAGGAGTTCCGCGGCCTGTCCATGGCGTGCCTGATCGCCGCCGACCGGTACGCGCACCTGGACCACGAGATCCGTCCGGCCCTGGCCCGGGGCGAGACCGTGGTGTGTGACCGGTACGTGGCCTCCTCCCTCGTGCTCCAGGTCCTCGACGGTGTGGGCCGGGACGTGGTGTGGGAGCTGAACCGGCACGCCGACATGCCGGACCTGGCCGTGTTCGTCAACGCGCGGGCGGACGTGATCGAAAAGAGGCTCACCGACCGAGGAGCCCACAGCCGCTACGAACGGGAGCCCGGCAGCACCCAGCGGGAATGCGCCGGGTTCCTGGAGGCCGCTAGGTTCCTCATGGCTGCCGGTGTGCGCGTCCTCCAGCTCGACGCGAGCGAGGTCGGCCCGGACGAGGTCGCCCGCGCTGTGGTGGCGGCCGTCAAGGACTCATGGATGAGGGGCGTTGGATGA
- a CDS encoding radical SAM protein has protein sequence MTGRAIITGEQAASCYFRTTVDAPNRKALVQICEPCNALCDHCFVVATKRGKYMAVDDVRDRLVPQLAQARVTKVTITGGEPFMHPDLLEVIALFRAAGMSVGVCTNGTMCSDEQIAALVELDAHMNVSLDGFAEESHSVFRKLPGCFAETVDTIKRFAAAGILQGLLCTPNNLAEDEEYRKLTEFARDQGATYVLMNPLGSMGRGASRKAQGKLRTPDDQMRHIAAMTAPFEADGLEMVNIRFPNEDKPLAGCEAGNIIYVFTDGAVAICPYLVFAARTNVSQHPDTDFLVGNVWEHDDIAARLDAYGKFSDRWDLGGNPTCGGCSMSASCGKGCPAAVVAAGERIGAVDSEQCPVVPRQSRVLPVVAVS, from the coding sequence GTGACCGGACGCGCCATCATCACCGGGGAGCAGGCCGCATCCTGCTACTTCCGGACGACCGTGGACGCCCCCAACCGGAAAGCCCTCGTCCAGATCTGCGAGCCCTGCAACGCCTTGTGTGACCACTGCTTCGTGGTGGCGACGAAGCGCGGGAAGTACATGGCCGTGGACGACGTCCGCGACCGCCTGGTCCCCCAGCTCGCCCAGGCCCGGGTCACGAAGGTGACGATCACGGGCGGGGAGCCGTTCATGCACCCGGACCTCCTGGAGGTCATCGCCCTGTTCCGCGCGGCCGGCATGTCGGTGGGCGTGTGCACCAACGGCACCATGTGCAGCGACGAGCAGATCGCGGCCCTGGTGGAGCTGGACGCGCACATGAACGTGTCGCTGGACGGCTTCGCCGAGGAGTCGCACAGCGTGTTCCGTAAGCTCCCCGGGTGCTTCGCGGAGACCGTCGACACGATCAAGCGGTTCGCGGCGGCCGGCATCCTCCAGGGCCTGCTGTGCACGCCGAACAACCTCGCGGAGGACGAGGAGTACCGCAAGCTCACGGAGTTCGCCCGGGACCAGGGCGCCACGTACGTCCTGATGAACCCGCTCGGCTCGATGGGCCGGGGCGCGTCGAGGAAGGCACAGGGCAAGCTGCGCACCCCGGACGACCAGATGCGGCACATCGCGGCCATGACCGCCCCGTTCGAGGCGGACGGCCTGGAGATGGTCAACATCCGGTTCCCCAACGAGGACAAGCCGCTCGCGGGCTGCGAGGCCGGGAACATCATCTACGTCTTCACGGACGGCGCGGTCGCGATCTGCCCGTACCTGGTGTTCGCGGCCAGGACGAACGTCTCCCAGCACCCGGACACCGACTTCCTTGTCGGCAACGTGTGGGAGCACGACGACATCGCGGCGAGGCTGGACGCGTACGGCAAGTTCTCGGACCGGTGGGACCTGGGCGGTAACCCCACGTGCGGTGGCTGCTCCATGTCCGCCTCGTGCGGCAAGGGGTGCCCTGCTGCCGTGGTCGCGGCCGGCGAGCGGATCGGGGCCGTGGACAGCGAGCAGTGCCCGGTGGTGCCCCGGCAGTCCCGCGTGCTGCCCGTGGTGGCCGTCTCATGA
- a CDS encoding ATP-binding protein: MSETLIGGKPAFTQCLPRVAESARAGRLLVDRALVHWGLGDLTDSAHLVVSELVTNAVEHGRRETMRVTVTRLDRTVVQVAVVDLSRLLPSIRRRPVADLAESGRGLFIVDALCPGRWGVEPLRWGKRVWADLDAAAEAPGE; this comes from the coding sequence GTGAGCGAGACCCTTATCGGCGGGAAGCCCGCGTTCACCCAGTGCCTGCCGCGCGTCGCGGAATCCGCGCGTGCCGGTCGGCTCCTGGTCGACCGCGCGCTCGTGCACTGGGGCCTGGGGGACCTGACCGACTCCGCGCACCTCGTCGTCTCCGAGCTGGTGACGAACGCGGTCGAGCACGGGCGCCGGGAGACGATGCGGGTGACCGTGACGCGCCTGGACCGGACCGTGGTGCAGGTGGCCGTGGTGGACCTGTCCCGGCTGCTGCCCTCGATCCGCCGGCGCCCCGTCGCGGACCTCGCAGAGTCCGGCCGCGGCCTGTTCATCGTGGATGCCTTGTGTCCCGGCCGGTGGGGCGTCGAGCCCCTGCGGTGGGGGAAACGCGTGTGGGCCGACCTGGACGCGGCAGCGGAGGCGCCCGGTGAATGA
- a CDS encoding helix-turn-helix domain-containing protein, producing MTISRARNERLRLALQQTGLTYDQLAADVRHIAAEAGETLRTNRSAVAHWVAGRPPSPETAAYIAEALSRRLARHLTPADLGWQVPGHGNGSDARLGLGIGPDPVDIVRRIGEADINRRKILTGAAYSVAAAALPLGLVQAAEAQERATGAKGRMVGEGDIDAVRSMLKAFTAIDERQGGLHGRSAVVQYLRSDVADLTRARFPKESVRGDALTAAAAFAFLAGWKAYDAGEHGLAQRYYLQSLGLTREADNPLHEAWVLRIMAHNGMDIARPEHTLDLADAALSLATGRAEPGMLSMFVVCRARALAVAGRGAESVAEVRRAQDLAIRGEDDVLPYWLTLSGSPRAAVASHAAKVFRALKDHPNAAKQYASAGRSYGAAAQGGLSRITALSLASLGKEQAAQGHLEQACGTWDQALTHFTGVYSDRAVKQVGSIRRQLTVFGRRGVGAASLLDERARSWQLAHA from the coding sequence GTGACGATTTCTCGCGCGCGCAATGAACGTCTCCGACTCGCCTTGCAGCAGACGGGCCTGACGTACGACCAGCTCGCCGCCGACGTCCGCCACATCGCGGCCGAGGCCGGCGAAACTCTCCGCACAAACCGGTCCGCCGTGGCCCACTGGGTCGCCGGGCGACCACCGTCCCCTGAGACCGCCGCCTACATTGCGGAAGCCCTGTCCCGCCGCCTCGCGCGGCACCTCACCCCGGCCGATCTCGGCTGGCAGGTGCCCGGACATGGCAACGGGTCCGACGCCCGGCTTGGGTTGGGCATCGGACCCGATCCAGTGGACATCGTACGGCGAATCGGGGAGGCCGACATCAACCGCCGCAAGATCCTTACGGGAGCCGCGTACAGCGTCGCCGCCGCTGCCTTGCCCCTTGGCCTCGTCCAGGCAGCGGAAGCACAGGAGCGCGCAACAGGCGCCAAGGGGCGCATGGTTGGGGAGGGCGACATCGACGCCGTCCGCTCCATGCTCAAGGCGTTCACCGCGATCGACGAGCGCCAAGGCGGACTGCATGGCCGGTCCGCCGTCGTCCAGTACCTCCGGAGCGACGTCGCCGACCTCACCCGGGCACGGTTCCCGAAGGAGTCCGTACGCGGGGACGCCCTCACGGCCGCGGCCGCCTTCGCGTTCCTCGCCGGATGGAAGGCATACGACGCCGGCGAACACGGCCTCGCCCAGCGCTACTACCTCCAGAGCCTGGGCCTGACCCGGGAGGCCGACAACCCGCTCCACGAGGCGTGGGTGCTGCGGATCATGGCCCACAACGGCATGGACATCGCCCGCCCCGAGCACACGCTGGACCTCGCGGACGCCGCCCTGTCCCTGGCCACCGGCCGCGCCGAGCCCGGGATGCTGTCCATGTTCGTCGTCTGCCGGGCCCGCGCGCTCGCCGTCGCGGGCCGGGGCGCGGAATCCGTCGCAGAGGTCCGCCGGGCCCAAGACCTCGCCATCCGGGGCGAGGACGACGTTCTGCCGTACTGGCTCACCCTGTCCGGCTCCCCCCGCGCGGCCGTGGCCTCCCACGCCGCGAAGGTGTTCCGCGCGCTCAAGGACCACCCCAACGCGGCCAAGCAGTACGCGTCCGCCGGCCGCAGCTACGGCGCCGCAGCACAGGGCGGCCTGTCCCGCATCACGGCCCTGTCCCTCGCCTCTCTCGGCAAGGAGCAGGCTGCCCAGGGCCACCTGGAGCAGGCGTGCGGCACGTGGGACCAGGCCCTCACGCACTTCACCGGGGTGTACTCCGACCGCGCGGTCAAGCAGGTCGGCTCCATCCGCCGGCAGCTCACCGTGTTCGGGCGGCGAGGAGTCGGCGCGGCCTCGCTCCTCGATGAGCGGGCCCGCTCCTGGCAACTCGCCCACGCCTGA